The Acidobacteriota bacterium genome contains the following window.
GGGGTGTAGACTGCTCTCAGGTGAATTCGTGATCCTTGTGGAAGGGGATCATGGGATCGTCTTTGCCCTTTTTGCCTCCAGACCGCATCCGCTCCTGGTGAGCAACAACTCGCGCCAAGTCAAAAGGACAACCCCATTTTCACTCATCCCCTCGTCGATCTCGCAAGCGTCCGCAACGACACCGCCACATCTGCGGCGCCTCGCAGGACCTCATTGTCCAGAGTAGCCAAGGGAACGCCCAGAACCCGAGCGAGCGTGACGAACTGGGCATCGTAGGCACTTAGACCGCACTCCAGCGCGACATCGATCACCTGGTGTCCGGACAGGCTGGCGATGCGGCCTCCCAGAACGACAGCAGCATCATCGCTCATCGCTTTGGCTTGCTCCGAGGTTAGCGCGCCCCGCCGCACGAAGCCGATCAGGACGTTGTGCAACTCACTCATGAGGATGCTGGGGGCCGCCCACTCGGTCTCCCGCTCGAACAACACGGCCGCGTCGGTACCGTCTGCTCCGCCCATTAACAGACGAACCATCACATTCGTGTCGACTACGATCATGGTCGTCCCATGTTCCGCATCTCACGTAGCCTATCCTCGCTGAGATCGACCGGTCCAAGTGTCTTGTTTCGCTGCCGGATGCGTTCCAGGAGGGCTTGCGGGTCTATCGGCTCGGGGCTGACTGACGCCATTAACCTCGCCAGGATCTCCCCGTTCAGGCTGCGGTGGTTCCGGTTCGCGGATGACTTGAGTTCCCGGTGCAGGAAATCGGGGATTCCGCGAAGCGCTATGTCTGGCAAATTAGCCTCCTTCGGCAAGTGTAATACCATAATGATATCATAATAATGTCATACGATACCCTGGTTCGGCAACCCGGGAGAAGAGGTGTTCGACGCTGGCGCGTTTCTTGTAGTGGGTGGCGAAGCCAGGGGACGCTCAGACAGCCGAGAGATCGTCGATCACCTGGCGGCAGTTCAGGATCTTCTCGGCCAGGTCCAGCGGACGGTAGTAGTAGTGGTTGGAGGCCTCGAAGGCAATGGTGGAGTGCCGCCGGGCGATGGAGAATTGAGCCTGGGCCAGCTCGATTTCCGCCCAGGCGATCTCAATCATCCGCCGAACAGTCGGGGGCCTCTCCTCCTGGACCTGCCGAAGCTTCTCCCTCAACAGGTAGAACTCCACCTGGTTGGCCGTGCTCTGGAAGTGGTGCCGGCAGGTTTGGGCGATCGCCAGGTCCATCTCTGCGAAAGCCTTTCTTGTCGGGGTCACTTTCTCCGCGCCCTGCCGGAAGCGGGCCAGCCCCCGGCTCCAACCCGCGGCCAGCTTGCGGAACTGCTGCTGCACGACTTCGGGGGGGTAATCCCCCGACCACTGCCTGAAATCGTCCTGGGGGAACAGCATCATGCTGGAGCGGTACCCGGTGGGGTGAAGACGCAGCGAATTGGCCGGCCCGTGTTGGGTGGGAATGTTGTAGATGCGGACCCCGTAGGGGAATTCCTGGAATGCCCGGCTGAACTCTCGCCAGGCCTCGACCATCAGCGGGGCCGCCTCCGGGCCGTAACGGCGGGTTGCCAGTTCCACGAGGATGTCCGGGTTGGATCCCGCGGGCCGAAAATAGTGGGCCTTGGCCGCCTCCAGGTTGGGAGAGGCATAGCCCCCGCAGGTCCAGGAGGGCATGATGCCGCTGATGCCTGCCCTGGAGAGTTTCTCGCAGTGTTGAAGGATCAGATCCACCACGGGAATGTAGGGAACCGCCGAGATCTCCCAGGTGTTGTTGAATTGCAGCTTGGCCATGGTGCGGATTCCCTCCCGGTCGGCCCTGGCCCAGTTGCGCCTGGCCCGGGGCCCGGGGCCCACCACCGAAATGGAGTACTCTCCGACCTCTGTCTCGACTCCACCCCTGGACACCGGCTGCTCCCACTCGCTGATGCTCATGAAGCGCACGTCCTTGGGCAGCAGGGGAATCAGCCTGGCTGCCAGGTCGTCTCCCCAGCCCCAGTCCCAGGCGATGACCTCGGCGCTCGAGCCGGCTCTCCGAACCCCTTCCCTAAAGGTGCCGATCAGCTCGCCGATCGTGTCCCAGCTCTTCCGTTGGGAACAGCGGGGGCACCCGTCGGCGCGGGGAGCTTCCCGGCCCCAACTGCCGCCGTGCGAAAAGCAGTTGGTGTGGTTTTCCGACATGGTGATGGAGAACCATCCCCCCAGGTCGGGGACCTGACGCATGACATGGGTAAGGCTGTCGGCGATCCACCGGCGCACTCGGGGGACGCTGGTGCACATGGCGAAGAAGTCCCGATCGGGCGAACCCTTGATGTCGGGATGCCGGTCAAAGAAGGATGGTGGCATGGCGCGCGGCTCGTTCAGGTAGAGATAGATTCGGATGCCGAACCCGAGGGCGTGCTCCACTAGGGAGTTGAGCCGTCGCAGCCGTTTTTCCCAGTCCTTGCCGAATTCCGGAAACTCGGTGGAGGGGGCCAGGGTGCTCAGCAGGGAATGCATCCAGACCCCGTTGATGCCGGCCCGGCCCAGCGCTTCCAGGTAGGCTCCGGGGAAGGGGTCGATATCCTCTTCCAGGAGCGGATCTCCGAAGAGCGCCAGGTAGGAGTAGAGGTAGCGAGGGTCCCAGGCTGTCTCGCGCCGGAGGGTCCCCTTGGGCACAAAGGGTCCGCCTCGAAGCTCCATCCGGTCCTGAATCCAGTAGAGGCCCTGCCGGACGTCTTCTTCCTCCTGACCGGTGATATGCAGCTCCCGAGGGCTCACCTGGACTTTGAAGCCTCGAGTGGCTTCGTCCCCGGCAGAGCTTACTGCCATCCGAATGGTTTTGCCGCGGGAAGGCGGGGCGGTGGTTATCTCCACCCGAGCTCCCATGGAGCTGCCAAGGTAGTCCTGGAAGCGTCGGGCGACCTGGGCCAGCCTGGGCTGGTCAGGCTGCACCAGGTTCCAGCCGCTGCTTAGGTCCACTTCTTCCCGGGAGGCTCTTCGGGTGGCATCCCGCAATTGGGGCCGCCGGGTCAGGCTCAGTTCCCGGACAAAGTGGAAGGGCTCCTGACCGGGTTCCTGGATCCGGCTTCCCAGCGTTTCCTTCAGGATCTCGCGGATGTGCGCGGCCCGGCGCAGTTCTTCACCGGTGGGACTGCGATAGAGCAGCTCTCCACAATCAGGCTTGGGCCCCAGCTTGATATCCAGGAAATCGTCTTCCTTGAGGGCGAACTCCAACTTGGCACGGTCCCAGTCCAGGAGCCGGATGAGTTGATGGCGAGAGAGCAGATGCCAGTTCTGGCGGATCACCGTGATGTGTATCCGCCTGAGCTGATCGGGACTCAAACGGCGCTTCGGGGGAAGGCCCATCGCGTCCCCCAGGGCCAGCACGTTGGCTTCGCTGGTCTCCAGCACCCGAGCGATCCGGGAGGTGTTGGCCAGCTCCCAGTTGCGCCACACGAACTGGAAAACACGATTGGGGAAATGGGGCTCCGGAATGGGCGGGAGCGAAGCACTGGGAGGACCGCCGGAGCGGCAGCGGCTGAGGCCGAGAGCCAGCGGACCCAGGTAAAGAAATTCCCGGCGTTGCATGGAGTCCCCTTTCGCGGTTGCAGCGTCGCAGTCCGTTTTTCGGCGCCAGTGGGTCTTTTCCGGAAAAGCCTAACACCGAGGCCGGGCGGCGGCAATACGGATGCAGTCAGGGTGATAGAATGACCGCCCATGTTCTCGACCCTTCATCCACTCGACCTGGCCGTCCTGGCAGTCTACTTCCTGGTGGTGACCTTTCTGGGAGTAGTGGTCGGCAGGAGAAAGACCAGGAACCTTCGCGACTTCTTCACCGCCGGGGGCAAGTGGGGGTCACTGGTGGCCTTCATCTACGTCTTTGCCTCCTCGGTCGGCGGCGCGGAGGCGGTGGTGGTGGGCGGTGCGGCCTACCGGAGCGGGCTTTCGGGCGTTTGGCTCTGGTTTGCCGGAGGCGTTGGCCTGATCGTCTACTACATCTTCGCCCCCATCTACAAGCGAGTAAGGGTGTTCAATCTGGCCGAGGTCTTCGAGATGCGCTTCGGTCCGGGGGTGGCCAGCTGCATCGCCATCATGGGGAGCGTCCTCAGCCTGTTTGTCATCGGCACCTTTGCTCTGGCCGTGGCCAAGACCATTGCCGGGCTGACGGGATGGTCGGTGGAAATCACCCTGCTGGCCGCCTGCCTGGTGGTGGCTCTCTATGTGGGATCGGGCGGCCTGATGTCATCGTTGCTGACCGATCTGTTCCAGGGGGTCTTGTCGCTGACAGTCTTCTGCTTTCTGCTGTTGCCATTCCTTTGGGGAGAAGTGGGCGGGTTTCAGGGGCTGGTGAATGTCGCGCCGGAACGCTGGGCGCTCTTCTCGGAGGAGATTCCGCTGACCTACGTGCTGGCCTTGATCCTAGGCGGACTGGGAGCGGTGGCCACACCGATTCTGTTCAGCTTCATGGTGGTGGGCAGGGACGAGCGGGCGGCCACCCAGTGCGCATGGAGCCATATCTGGAAGCGAATCATGACGGTGCTGTTTGCCGTCTACGGAATCATGTTCGCCATCTACAAGCCCGGACTCCATACCCAGCCCTTGCCTCAGGATACCGAGCTGGTTTGGGGGATCGTGATGAAGGAGATCGTTCCCGCCGGCCTGCTGGGGTTGCTGGTGGCCAGCTTCTTCGCCGCCCTGATGTCCACGGTGGACACCGTGGCCACGGCCAGCTCCGCCATGACGGTGGACTATCTGTTCAAGAAGCGCTGGTTCCCGGGTCGCAGCCAGGCATTCTACCTCCGCTGGGCCCGGGTGGGAGGGGTGGTGGCCGTTCTGCTGGCCTACCTGATTACCCTGCAGTTTTCCACGCTCAAGGAGATCGTCGAGTTTCTGGCGCCGCTCCAGGGATTCCTGGGCATCCCCCTGTTTTTCGGGATCGCCTGGAGAGGAGCCAATCGGCGCGGGGTCTGGGCCGCGCTGGCGGTG
Protein-coding sequences here:
- a CDS encoding type II toxin-antitoxin system VapC family toxin yields the protein MIVVDTNVMVRLLMGGADGTDAAVLFERETEWAAPSILMSELHNVLIGFVRRGALTSEQAKAMSDDAAVVLGGRIASLSGHQVIDVALECGLSAYDAQFVTLARVLGVPLATLDNEVLRGAADVAVSLRTLARSTRG
- a CDS encoding Arc family DNA-binding protein; its protein translation is MPDIALRGIPDFLHRELKSSANRNHRSLNGEILARLMASVSPEPIDPQALLERIRQRNKTLGPVDLSEDRLREMRNMGRP
- a CDS encoding sodium:solute symporter family protein; this encodes MFSTLHPLDLAVLAVYFLVVTFLGVVVGRRKTRNLRDFFTAGGKWGSLVAFIYVFASSVGGAEAVVVGGAAYRSGLSGVWLWFAGGVGLIVYYIFAPIYKRVRVFNLAEVFEMRFGPGVASCIAIMGSVLSLFVIGTFALAVAKTIAGLTGWSVEITLLAACLVVALYVGSGGLMSSLLTDLFQGVLSLTVFCFLLLPFLWGEVGGFQGLVNVAPERWALFSEEIPLTYVLALILGGLGAVATPILFSFMVVGRDERAATQCAWSHIWKRIMTVLFAVYGIMFAIYKPGLHTQPLPQDTELVWGIVMKEIVPAGLLGLLVASFFAALMSTVDTVATASSAMTVDYLFKKRWFPGRSQAFYLRWARVGGVVAVLLAYLITLQFSTLKEIVEFLAPLQGFLGIPLFFGIAWRGANRRGVWAALAVGIGLLWIVQIFHDGPPSTKVPMSVFPPIGAAALTMYLVSRLTRPESQIRLQRFYCILNTPLGQDERLSAVGIRLPAMEGSDGGAQAEERLDEPALAQLYGSYSTRKICGPESAIELVREPGLEWYYRGLLWFTLCCALMVSLVWAGSALMVFLSSQAGG